One Pocillopora verrucosa isolate sample1 chromosome 10, ASM3666991v2, whole genome shotgun sequence genomic window carries:
- the LOC131785975 gene encoding uncharacterized protein translates to MRLQINPCLFARPCAMPNQFQKESLDAHNQYRAQHGAPPLKWSSKLASDAEKWAKQLVKLNRLQHHTGDDGENLAYASGYELTGQRAVDMWYEEIKDYNFGNPGFSSGTGHFTQVIWVGSQEVGVAKASNANGTQFVVARYYPAGNVLGRFPENVQPKGLRFPKMLVRRRNSLEVAGQWVGKCKSPSIPTALLTKPQSTREFKNELLKSHNEIRTQHGAPSLKWNSKLAAEAQSWAEDLASRNCIQPSSSNDYGENIAYMSGGQLTGRKVTDMWYEEHDKYSFRNPGFSSTTGHFTQIVWESSKEMGAGKAVSSSGAQFVVARYQPPGNVRGQFPENVKPAGTGGGGGQSCCVIL, encoded by the exons ATGCGTTTGCAGATCAATCCTTGTTTGTTTGCTCGCCCCTGTG ccatgcCTAACCAGTTTCAGAAGGAGAGCTTAGACGCGCACAATCAATACCGCGCTCAACATGGTGCCCCACCATTGAAATGGTCCTCAAAACTTGCGTCCGATGCGGAGAAATGGGCTAAACAACTGGTGAAGTTAAATCGCCTTCAACATCACACTGGAGATGATGGCGAAAATCTTGCGTATGCTTCAG GCTATGAACTTACAGGTCAGAGAGCCGTAGATATGTGGTACGAAGAGATCAAAGACTACAACTTTGGCAACCCTGGATTTTCTTCAGGAACAGGCCACTTTACCCAAGTTATATGGGTAGGCTCGCAGGAAGTGGGGGTCGCCAAAGCAAGCAACGCTAATGGCACACAATTTGTAGTTGCACGGTACTACCCTGCTGGGAACGTTCTGGGGCGCTTTCCGGAAAATGTCCAGCCCAAGGGTCTAAGATTTCCAAAAATGCTGGTAAGAAGACGGAACAGCCTCGAGGTAGCAGGCCAGTGGGTGGGAAAGTGCAAGTCACCGTCAATACCAACGGCGCTACTGACCAAACCAC AAAGCACCAGGGAATTCAAGAATGAACTTCTCAAGTCACACAACGAAATCCGCACCCAACATGGTGCACCTTCTCTGAAATGGAATTCGAAACTGGCTGCGGAGGCACAATCTTGGGCAGAAGATTTGGCAAGTAGGAACTGTATACAGCCCAGCAGCTCAAATGACTACGGAGAGAATATTGCTTATATGTCCG GAGGGCAACTGACAGGGAGAAAGGTAACTGATATGTGGTACGAGGAACACGACAAATACAGCTTCAGAAACCCAGGGTTTTCTTCTACTACCGGCCATTTTACCCAGATAGTCTGGGAAAGTTCTAAAGAAATGGGAGCCGGAAAAGCTGTCAGTTCAAGCGGAGCACAATTTGTCGTGGCGCGATATCAGCCCCCAGGGAATGTCCGGGGGCAGTTCCCCGAAAATGTCAAACCGGCAGGGACCGGAGGGGGAG GTGGACAAAGTTGTTGTGTCATTTTGTGA
- the LOC136283777 gene encoding uncharacterized protein yields MTGLQFSVIRVIFILMQLSKVTTTNCGRESSIHGMMLRGHTFKTLEAKSLSECVQECNEDDKCQSLNLVPLKDICELNKRTKEARPEDFVTNKECLYVRRWKKRVPLGSIPELPAESCAEIKRSEGAAMRSGGFWIQSSVNSGKASLLNCDVGESNGCVGYKWFTEADRRRSFPANEIKCDRLKERSWYRFSEESGTKMATTCVPPYRCNTHAPSWLNGLHPEEHEGIVTRQVCFHWSNHCCHFTTIIRVRNCGSFYTYELGPINLCHIRYCGE; encoded by the exons ATGACCGGTCTTCAATTTTCCGTCATCCGAGTTATCTTCATACTGATGCAGCTTTCCAAAGTGACCACGACGAATTGTGGGAGAGAATCGTCTATCCATGGCATGATGCTTCGCGGTCACACATTCAAGACTCTTGAGGCTAAAAGCCTCTCAGAATGCGTGCAGGAATGCAACGAAGACGACAAATGCCAAAGCTTAAACCTTGTCCCATTAAAGGACATTTGTGAGTTGAATAAACGAACAAAGGAGGCTAGGCCAGAGGACTTTGTCACAAATAAAGAATGCCTTTACGTGAGGCGATGGAAAAAGAGAG TTCCTCTGGGTTCTATCCCTGAGTTACCCGCAGAATCTTGTGCAGAAATAAAACGAAGTGAAGGAGCAGCTATGAGAAGCGGTGGATTCTGGATACAATCGTCTGTTAATTCAGGAAAAGCGAGTTTGTTAAATTGTGATGTCGGCGAATCAAATG GCTGTGTTGGGTACAAGTGGTTCACAGAGGCGGACAGACGCCGTTCTTTTCCTGCGAATGAAATCAAGTGTGACCGTCTAAAAGAGAGATCGTGGTACCGATTCAGCGAGGAGTCTGGAACTAAGATGGCGACAACGTGTGTTCCTCCTTACAGATGCAATACACATGCGCCAAGCTGGCTGAACGGATTACATCCCGAGGAGCATGAAGGGATTGTGACCAGACAAGTGTGTTTCCACTGGTCAAATCATTGCTGTCATTTTACAACTATCATCAGGGTCAGGAATTGTGGTTCATTTTACACTTATGAGCTTGGTCCTATAAATTTATGTCATATTCGCTATTGCGGTGAATGA